The Dreissena polymorpha isolate Duluth1 chromosome 2, UMN_Dpol_1.0, whole genome shotgun sequence nucleotide sequence ttatgtattttcaaaattatggtgttgaaacgatcgcccgaattggcttatggtgaaaagctcggtgatcacttttggctataggtaaatattaaataaatatcaagttcttGGTAGATAACGCCGTTCCCGGGTCTCTACTGGAACCGGAACTTAATTCCGGAAGAACATTGTGGTGGTTATACATAATGGTACATGGTTGGTTGGTGGTGCACTAAAATGTgcttatgtattttcaaaattatggtgttgAAACAATCTCCCAaattggcttatggtgaaaagctcggtgatcacttttggctataagtaaatattaaataaatatcaagttcttGGTAGATAACGCCGTTCCCGGGTCTCTaccgggacttaatcccggaagaactttgtggtggttatatataatggtacatgGTTGGTTGGTGGTGCACAATATGTGcttattcattttcaaaattatggtgttgaaacgatcgcccaaattggcttatggtgaaaagtccggtgatcacttttggctataagtaaatattacataaaatatcaatatgaagaAGTTATTGGTAGATAACGCCGTTTCCCGGGTCTCCACTTTaaccgggacttaatcccggaagaactttgtggtggttatatataatggtacatgGTTGGTAAATGAAGCGATAAATGGGCTTCTATGTTTCCGAAATAACGGAAAATACAGCTTTGCCAATTGGCTTATGGTAAAATGCCCGTTGATCATCTTtgtctgtaaataaataaaaatccgaTTCTTGGAAGATACGCAATTCCAGCTTTCAAGTTGTGGTAAAACGATCGCCAtttggcttatggtgaaaagccTTGGGATAAATTTAATGTATTACACAAATCAATAGATTATTCATATATCTCTACTGAACTGGGACTTGCTCCCGGAAGAATAAAGGTCGTTATTTAATGCTATATAGTTGGCTAGCAGTGCCGTGTTGTTTACATATActtgttaatcaaatattaaaaaagtggTGTATAGTAACCAAGTGGTTTACGTTGGAAAGCCCGacttaaaatgcttatttttatcGATTGATGTACacgttacttgaaaaaaaaaacacgtacatACAACCGTAACATATTTATGACTTACTGTTCTGTTATGTTTCATAACTTAAGTCGCCGtggtatttacatgtaacatttaaaaGCTTTATTACGTGTCATTTTGTTGTAAGATTTAAAACTCAACGGCCGAGTTCCTGGTGGTCCAAACCTGTATATTAATCGGGTATTTAAATATCACGTAAGAAACGTATGGATAATCGGATAATCGATGATATGGGATGCCTATCATAATACAGTAGACGTGTCAGACGGTTCTGTTCTAGGCTTGCAATATTTAGGAATCAACATCACGTGGGGTTTTAAAAGACGAAATGCGCCTGGAATACAAAGATAATCCTATAATTCGCAATTGCCCTTTAATCAACATATCAACATGCTGTACTTTTGACCACCTCGTATGGTCGTAACGAAATCGAGCCCCGATCAGTGTTACACATTTCCCATGATTATCGATACATAGTGGGCTACCTACAATAGCTTTTATCTGACGCGATCCAAGTTTACTCCTTAATCTTTCCGCGTATTAACTGGCGCTATGCTGatagtaaacataaataaataaataagaaaacaaatatagaaTTCCTGAATAGCGTTACTATCCTAGATGCGAGAGGTTGCTATATCAAATACCCTGACATTGTTGAATCGCTTCCGATGACACGCACAAGTTCTAGTTAGGATCGTTATCATGTTGAACACTGTCCGGAGCAATCTAGCCTTTTATTTGAGCAAAGTTTCGTTTTTCCAAACCCGATTTTAATTCATCGTTATTGCTTGTCAAGGCTGGCGTGTGTTTGTGGCCGCTGTGTGGCGGAAGGCCCACTTCCTGCGGCCGTGGTCCTTTttggcatagtttccacgaacacacttcccgcttgtcacgggggatagacattatgtacttaaatttcccgccgttctcgggggaacctgtataatacaattgatcccagccttgacattattatgcaaaacctttaagataataaattgcgtagttaaactgtttggcgtttgtcgttgaataatgaGTTAATGTTCCTTATTATTCTTATTCTGAACGCAGGAACAATGCACGACGAGTAAGGATGTCTGAAGCAATAACATATCAGTTGGAATACTATCCATTTCATATGCATTAATTtccttaaataaaaaacatttcacaAGGAGTATCTCCGAGTTCGCTGTTTGACGAGTTCAAGAGAACCGGCATTTCATGCACTCATCGGTAATCAAGTATATGTGTTGGTTTTTTAAGATTAAATGACCACGTTCTTGTTACGATCAATTATATAATCGGTACATTTATAATTCGGACCCGTTTGTGATGCTTGTGGAAGATTATGTCCATATTTGGACAACAGTTAAAAAGACGTTGCCCGCCGTTAAAAATGACCCGGTCTTTTGATAGACTTTCGAATAAAATTATGTAGCGAttcaaaacaagtttatttacatataattaatATACTTTATTACAATTAGAAACCATGCACAACAATCAAATGTCATCTTGATATTCACACATTCAGAAATTCAATAAAGTGAAACATTTAATAACGAAAACACTTCCATGTTCACATTATGATATATAAAACACCATTCACCGTCAGATGAACAAATATGTGATTACCTCGAATCAACATTCAACAACATGACAGTATAGAACCTTTATGCGCATTTAAATACTATTGTTACATATCCTAATTTGAATTCAAGTTTACATATTTGTGTTAACATACACGCCATGCCTGCATACCTTGTAGATATATGCTAGTTTTAAACACAGATCTAAACGAGACACACATCCAAAAAATGTGAACAACATGATCCATAATCGTCCGTGTATTTTCAACATTAGGCAAGGCAAAGAAGTAAACAATTAACACCAAATATACAAAATTGCGATAAAAAATCGTCAAAATCGGATCTTACGTTCGGCATTTTCTTTCACCATTGTGAAAATATGTAGTCAATGATTTTCAAATGTTATTATATGTCGATCAGTTGACAATTTTATCAGGGACAGGCATCGCGGGCGTTTTTAACAGAGTTCGTGTTGTCCATGCAGTACATACTATCGGCAAATGTTGAAttaatttgtttcagattttgcCAATTTGAGCATGTGCAAACGATAGTATCCATATCCAACGACTCGAGATTTAAATTTACGACACTATCTGGAATATGCGTCAACATGTTATGGTATAGATACAAGTTGCGAAGTTTTGTGTTTGTGTCAAATGCATGTGGATGTATTGTTGTGATTCGGTTGTTATCAAGATACAATACTTTTAGCTCTGTGAGTCCTCGAAAGTCGTTAGCATTAATTTCGGTGATATTACTAAATGCACAACGGAAAAATTCTAGTTTATTCAGTGTGTGAACGAAGTTCGGGATTCTTCCGAAGAAAAAGCTAGTAAGCTccaattccaaaatattttgcatgACCGCTCCTTGACTACACCTTTCAAAATGCCTAATATCTACTTTGTAATTGTCCCAAAGCCAAAGCTTGGAGACGTTTATCTGATTGTTACAAATCACATCACTTAGATCTACAATGTCCGTCCCTGCTATTTCTAACTCAATCCCACGTTGACCGATGCCATGTACATCGAAATTCTGAAACGAATTTCCAGAGTAACCATACAACCAAAAGTATTGTACATGGAGATTATTGAGTTCTACTGGCCAGCTATTATACAAAGTCAAATTTAAACTGAATTGTAACAAGGGACTGATGTGTTCAATCATTGAAGCCTCTAAGGTCATAATCGGATTTTCTTCTATAGATAACAACTCGATTTGTCTTAGAATACGCAGTGCTCGAGGGATTGTCGTCAAATTATTAAGTCCGAAATTTAAAACAACTCTAGTATTTTCTAGACCAAGAAATGCCGAATCGCTTACGGACGATATTgaattattgtataaaataattcCAAAGAGGTCAACGTTGGACAGCTTTGGAAGGTCTCCAAACGCTTTATCAGGAACAGTTTGTATATAATTGCTATGCAAGTCAACGGTAAAGTTTTTTCCACCAGGGTAAAATCCCGTAGGAAGATTCTGAATAGCAAAGTTTGGTATAGATCTGAGATCCCTCTCTTCGCATCGTACTAGTTTCACTTCCGTTTCGTCTAGAAATATAATCCGCTGCATCTCTTCAACGCAGTTGCATATTCCGAAACAAACGTCGCCTCCAGACAGCAGAAATGCTTGTATTGGATGACATAAAGAAGATAACAGCATGGTCCACACG carries:
- the LOC127868157 gene encoding leucine-rich repeat-containing protein 15-like; the encoded protein is MSDKSRVFVWTMLLSSLCHPIQAFLLSGGDVCFGICNCVEEMQRIIFLDETEVKLVRCEERDLRSIPNFAIQNLPTGFYPGGKNFTVDLHSNYIQTVPDKAFGDLPKLSNVDLFGIILYNNSISSVSDSAFLGLENTRVVLNFGLNNLTTIPRALRILRQIELLSIEENPIMTLEASMIEHISPLLQFSLNLTLYNSWPVELNNLHVQYFWLYGYSGNSFQNFDVHGIGQRGIELEIAGTDIVDLSDVICNNQINVSKLWLWDNYKVDIRHFERCSQGAVMQNILELELTSFFFGRIPNFVHTLNKLEFFRCAFSNITEINANDFRGLTELKVLYLDNNRITTIHPHAFDTNTKLRNLYLYHNMLTHIPDSVVNLNLESLDMDTIVCTCSNWQNLKQINSTFADSMYCMDNTNSVKNARDACP